A DNA window from Hordeum vulgare subsp. vulgare chromosome 1H, MorexV3_pseudomolecules_assembly, whole genome shotgun sequence contains the following coding sequences:
- the LOC123424723 gene encoding CRM-domain containing factor CFM9, mitochondrial, which yields MWALRSLRRNLPKAASSSLHRRCAPSISSEGFAARGGGGEAAAASISGALVPVPAGGGGGGVCRRLMSTSKGRSMRSKVEKRMGRETGRTQTELRRAVKLRKKLMTEDERLIHSMRRAKKKVALLLQKLKKYELPDLPAPRHDPELLTAEQLQAYKKIGFRNRNYVPVGVRGVFGGVVQNMHMHWKFHETVQVCCDNFPKEKIKEMASMLTRLSGGIVVNIHNTKTIIMFRGRNYRQPKNLIPFNTLTKRKALFKARYEQALESQKLNIKKIETQLRRKGINPEDPVAMASIQRVASTFFRAIDEQQGTPYVFHGDNQPATGTTELKEPHEEPAEDSDQEELDNFIAEIEDAAEKQWEEEEAAEKEETSRLQYRYREEMMGERRGFNRSYDNSDADDRTQGRYRRDNDNNKWTKDTRRWDDDSEVEASGEDVDERRGFGRGHNNSDAEDISPGRSRRENKNNRKTTGSRRLDDDTEASGEDWDSDDGRDSIAGFNKERHVPDEHPRQFESTRHERSSSSHRQNYMPGASRSPSRTPKKNAVSVSDVSEDDVSDSEDDEVWGSDYKEETNSVWGADYKEETSPSAPKVNFPNYKSSSEEEDAGDNWMHGGRTGQTKKNTDEDWDSD from the exons ATGTGGGCTCTCAGAAGCCTCCGCCGGAACCTTCCGAAGGCAGCCTCTTCGTCGCTCCACCGGAGGTGCGCCCCGTCGATTAGCTCCGAGGGCTTCgcggcgaggggaggagggggagaggcggCTGCGGCCTCAATATCAGGCGCGTTAGTGCCTGTGCCCGCgggcgggggcggcggaggggTATGCCGTCGGCTGATGTCGACGAGCAAGGGGAGGAGCATGCGGAGCAAGGTGGAGAAGCGGATGGGGAGGGAGACTGGCCGCACGCAGACGGAGCTGCGCCGCGCCGTCAAGCTCCGAAAGAAGCTCATGACCGAAGACGAGAGGCTCATCCACAGCATGCGGAGG GCCAAGAAAAAAGTTGCTCTACTTCTACAAAAACTCAAGAAGTATGAGCTACCAGACCTACCAGCTCCTCGTCATGATCCAGAGCTGTTAACAGCTGAGCAGCTACAGGCTTACAAGAAGATTGGATTCCGAAACAGAAACTATGTCCCTGTTGGAGTTCGTGGAGTCTTTGGAGGTGTTGTTCAAAACATGCACATGCACTGGAAATTCCATGAGACAGTACAAGTTTGCTGTGACAATTTCCCGAAGGAAAAAATTAAGGAAATGGCATCAATGCTGACAAGATTGAGTGGTGGTATAGTGGTTAACATTCACAATACCAAAACAATTATCATGTTTCGTGGCAGGAATTACCGTCAACCAAAGAACCTCATACCTTTTAACACACTTACCAAACGGAAG GCTTTATTCAAGGCTAGATATGAGCAGGCTCTTGAGTCGCAGAAACTAAATATCAAGAAAATAGAGACACAACTTCGTCGCAAAGGTATTAACCCAGAGGACCCAGTTGCCATGGCCAGCATCCAGCGAGTTGCCTCGACATTCTTCCGAGCCATAGACGAGCAGCAAGGCACTCCCTATGTCTTCCATGGGGATAATCAACCTGCTACCGGGACTACAGAATTAAAAGAACCACATGAGGAGCCAGCCGAGGATAGCGACCAGGAGGAGCTTGACAACTTCATTGCAGAAATAGAGGATGCAGCAGAGAAGCAATGGGAGGAAGAGGAGGCAGCAGAGAAAGAAGAAACTTCAAGGCTGCAGTATCGCTACAGAGAAGAGATGATGGGTGAGCGGAGGGGTTTCAATAGAAGCTATGACAACTCAGATGCCGATGATAGAACCCAGGGAAGATACAGGAGAGATAACGACAACAATAAATGGACAAAGGATACAAGGAGATGGGATGATGACAGTGAGGTAGAGGCGTCAGGTGAGGATGTGGATGAGCGCAGGGGTTTCGGTAGAGGCCATAATAACTCAGATGCTGAGGATATAAGCCCtggaagatccaggagagagaacaaaaacaacaggaAAACAACAGGTTCGAGGAGGCTGGATGATGATACTGAGGCATCGGGCGAGGACTGGGACTCTGATGATGGCAGGGATAGTATAGCTGGCTTCAACAAGGAGAGGCATGTACCTGATGAACATCCTAGGCAATTTGAAAGCACGAGACATGAGAGGAGTAGTTCCAGTCACAGGCAGAATTATATGCCTGGGGCCTCCAGAAGTCCCAGCCGGACCCCAAAGAAAAATGCAGTTAGCGTTTCTGATGTCAGTGAGGATGACGTTTCAGACAGTGAAGATGATGAGGTGTGGGGATCAGATTACAAGGAAGAGACGAACTCAGTGTGGGGAGCAGATTACAAGGAAGAGACGAGCCCGAGTGCCCCGAAGGTGAATTTCCCCAATTACAAGAGCAGCAGCGAGGAGGAGGATGCCGGCGACAACTGGATGCACGGCGGCAGAACCGGCCAGACAAAGAAGAATACCGATGAGGACTGGGACAGTGACTGA